The stretch of DNA CTACAATATTAATGATTACAGATGAGACAGTTGGAAAAATCCATCTCGATAAGATTGTACCTCTTCTTTCTGAATGGGATCCTGTAATTTTTACTGCTCCGAGCGGCGAAAAGGCAAAGACGTTTGAGGTATACTATAATGCTTTATCAATGGCATTAGAAAACCATCTAGATCGTAAATCTGTCATTCTAGCTTTTGGCGGAGGAGCTGTAGGTGATTTATCGGGGTTTGTCGCTGCATCATTCATGAGAGGCATTCCCTTTATCCAAATTCCGACGACCATTCTCGCACATGATAGTGCCGTGGGTGGTAAAGTAGCGATTAATCATCCTCAAGGGAAAAATATGATTGGGGCTTTTCATCAGCCTGAGGCTGTTTTTTATGACCTTCAACTACTCAATACGCTCCCTGAGCAAGAAGTTCGTTCTGGTTTTGCAGAGGTTATTAAACATGCACTTATTTATGACCTTGACTTTTATCATTGGTTGAAAAAAGAAATTCATCATCTTGATTCCTTAACTTCTGAACAATTATTTGAATCACTTACAAAAGGGATTAAAATAAAAAATGAATTTGTTTCAAAAGATGAAAAAGAGACAGGAATTCGTGCTTATCTCAATTTTGGGCATACATTAGGGCATGCAATTGAATCAGAAATGGGCTATGGTAATTTTACACATGGTGAAGCTGTAATGATTGGAATGATTTTTGCATTAAAGCTAAGTAATGAGGTATCAGGTTTATCTTTTAAAACAGAAGAGTTTATAAGCTGGGTTCAGAAACTTGGTTATCAAACTGAAATTCCCAGTCATTTGTCCATTGAGAGATTACTATCGAAAATGAAACAGGATAAAAAATCTTTAGGCGGATCAGTAAAATTTGTATTGTTAGAGCAAATAGGGAAACCAAAACTTCAGGAACTTTCTGATGACTTTTTACTAGGTCAGCTCAGAAACTTTTAAGAACTAGGGGGGCTTTTCATGATTAGAGGGGTGAGGGGTGCAATCACCGTAGATTGCAATACCGAAGAGGCAATCATATCAGCAACAGAAGAGCTTTTGAAACATGTGATTGAGGGAAACAATATTCTTCCAGAGCAGGTAGCTTCTGTTTTTATTTCTACAACTGAAGATCTAAATGCAGCTTTCCCTGCTAAAGCGTTGCGTAAATTTGCTGGCTGGACTTACGTACCAGTCATGTGTATGAGGGAATTAGCAGTTCCAAATTCTTTACAAATGTGTGTTAGAGTCATGATGCATGTGGATACAGCAGTGCCGCAGGAAGAAATTGTTCATGTTTATTTAGAAGGGGCAAAGGTGTTAAGACCTGATTTAGGCAATACCTTAGCTAAATAAATACTGTATATCATCTTAAGGATGGAGTGGAGATAATGAGATGGAAAAAGCAATTATTAACACTGACTCCCTATCAGCCAGGTAAATCAATAGAGTCAGTAAAAAAACAATATAACTTAGATGAGATTGTTAAGCTAGCATCAAATGAGAATCCATTTGGATGTTCCAAACATGTTCTTTCCGCATTGCAAAATTCTCAGCCAGGCTTTGCTATCTATCCTGATGGGTATATGACCAATTTACGGGAATCGGTAGCTTCATTTTTAAAAGTAAATCAAGATGAACTTATTTTCGGTAATGGTTCTGATAATATTATCCAAATCATTTCCAGATCTCTCCTGCACTCTGGAGCCAATACGGTAATGGCGACCCCATCCTTTTCGCAATATAAACATAATGCTGTGATAGAGGGAGCAGAGATAAGGGAAATTCCGCTGGTAAATGGTGAACATGATTTAGACAAAATGGCTGAAGCCGTTGATGAGAATACCAATGTTGTCTGGGTGTGCAGTCCAAATAATCCAACAGGTACATATGTATCAGAAAATAAATTGCTTGCTTTTTTAGAAAAAGTTCCATCACATGTTTTAGTGGTACTTGATGAGGCGTATTTTGAGTATGTATTTGCAGACGATTACTACGATTCCATAGAATTAACACGAAGGTATCCGAATCTTATTGTTTTAAGGACTTTTTCAAAAATATATGGTCTCGCTTCCTTAAGGGTCGGCTATGGTGTTGCCAACAAATCAATTGTTCAAGCTCTCGAACCTGCAAGGGAACCATTTAATGTGAATTCATTCGGTCAGGTTGCGGCTATTGCAGCAATTGGGGATCAAGAGTTTGTTCAAGACTGTAAGGAAAAGAACCAGCAAGGTTTAAATCAATTTTATGACTTTTGTAAACAACACGATTTAAGCTATTATCCTTCGCAAACTAATTTTATTTTAATTGATATAAATGCTGATGCGAATGAAGGTTTCCAATTTTTATTAGAAAAAGGCTTTATCGTCAGATCAGGGAAGGCATTAGGATTTCCAACTTCATTAAGGATTACAGTTGGCTCAGCAGAGCAAAATGAAGGTGTACTTAAAGCACTTGGTGAATTTCTAAACGAACAAAGTACAGCGAAGCTCAATAAAAAATAGGGGGACTACCAATGAATGGCCGAGTTTTTGTTATTGGGCTTGGGTTAATTGGCGGTTCTTTAGCTTTATGTATAAAGAAAGAACATAAAGATGCCACCATAATTGGCTATGATATTCATCAAGAACAAGCTAAGCTTGCTAAAATGCTAGGTGTAATTGATGAAGTCGCTAGTCACATAGCAGAGGGTGCAAAAACGGCAGATATAATTATTATTTCTGCACCTGTAATTGAAACAGAAGCAATTATTCACCTATTGTCAGAGCAATTGTTAAATCCAGACGTAATTATTACTGACACCGGGAGTACAAAAAGTAAAATTGTAGCCAATGCTGCATGCCTTAAGAAAAAAGGCTACACCTTTATTGGGGGACATCCAATGGCCGGTTCTCACAAAAGTGGTGTATCAGCTGCTAAAGAATTTCTTTTCGAGAATGCCTTTTACCTCCTGACGCCAGAGGACCATATTGAGAGTTCAAAGGTAGAAAGATTAAAGAATTGGCTTAAAGGTACGAATGCAAAATTCTTAAGTGTTACCCCTGATACTCACGATTACCTAACGGGAATCGTTAGCCACTTCCCCCATATCATTGCGGCATCGATTGTCCGTCAAACGGAGAAGTTAGCGGGAGAAGAGAGTCTTATTCCCCGTTTAGCAGCCGGAGGATTTCGAGATATTACTAGGATTGCTTCTAGCAGCCCAGAAATGTGGAAGGACATTCTGCTTCATAATCGTGAGGTTCTGATAGAATTGATAGATAAGTGGAAGGAAGAAATGGATTGGGTGCAGGTATTACTCCAACAAGAAAATAGTGAGGAAATCTTTAGCTATTTTCAGCAGGCTAAACAATTTCGCGATGGTCTGCCGATAAGAGAAAAAGGGGCTATACCTGCATTTTATGATCTGTTTGTTGATGTTCCGGATTATCCAGGTGTCATTTCTGAAATTACAGGGTACTTAGCGAAAGAAAATATTAGTATAACAAATATTCGAATATTGGAAACGCGAGAAGACGAGATTTACGGGGTACTAGTTATTAGTTTTCAAACCGAAGAAGATCGTGGACGGGCGAAAAAGTGTATCCATTACTGCTCAAACTTTGCTACCTCGATTGGAACTTAATTTGATCTGAATATAGGTGATGAAATGGAATTAAAAGAATTGCTGCCAACTATAAATGGTTTAAAGGGTGTAATTGATATACCTGGGGATAAATCAATCTCTCATCGTTCCGTTATGTTTGGGTCTATTGCTCAGGGTGTAACGAAGGTGACGAACTTTCTTCCAGGTGATGATTGTTTAAGTACGATCTCCTGTTTTCGAAAGTTAGGGGTTGTAATTGAAGAGAATGAAAATGAATTAACCATATATGGGAACGGTTTTGATGGATTAAAGGAACCTGATGAAGTATTAGATGTGGGGAATTCTGGAACAACTATTCGATTATTATTAGGGATATTAGCGGGAAGACCATTCTTCTCTACATTAATTGGTGACCACTCGATAGGGAAAAGACCAATGACAAGGGTTACAGAACCACTAAGATCAATGGGTGCACAAATTGACGGTCGCAAGGATGGAGAATTTACTCCGCTTAGTATACGAGGTGGACATTTAAATCCGATCCACTATCAGATGCCTGTGGCAAGTGCTCAGGTGAAATCGGCTTTGATTCTTGCCGGTCTGCAAGCTGAGGGAGAATCAATCATCATCGAAAAAGCGGAATCGCGTGATCATACCGAAAGAATGATACGTAAATTTGGCGGTGAGGTTCAAAAGAATAATCGTACTATTACAGTAAAAGGCGGTCAAAAGCTTATTGCGTCTGATGTTCTTGTGCCTGGGGATATTTCCTCAGCGGCTTTTTTCCTTGTTGCCGGGGCAATAGTTCCTGATAGTGAAATTGTTTTAAAGAATGTTGGCTTGAACCCTACCAGAACAGGTATCATTGAGATTATGAACAAAATGGGTGCCAATTTAGAGATTTATCAGGAAGAAGCATCTTCCTTTGAACCAGCCGGTGATATAACGGTTAAGACCTCAAGCCTTAGAGGAACGGTTATTGAAGGTGATGTGATCCCAAGACTAATTGATGAAATCCCGATTATAGCTTTATTAGCAACACAAGCAGAAGGAACGACAATTATAAAAGATGCTTCTGAGCTTAAAGTTAAAGAAACAAATCGAATTGACACAGTTGTCCAAGAGTTAACCAAGCTTGGTGCTTCAATTGAAGCGACAGATGACGGAATGATTATTCATGGTGGTTCTACTCTCACAGGTGGTACTGTATCCAGTCATGGTGACCATAGAATAGGAATGATGCTCGCAATAGCTTCGCTGCTATGCAAGGACAAGGTGGTACTTGAAAATCCAGAAGCCATCTCCGTATCATATCCAAACTTCTTCAATCATTTAAATCGCTTGAAAAAATAGCTTTGTTAAAGCTAAATGATTATATTTGCACTCTGTTGATTTGCTCGGAAGGCACGAAGACTCCTCGAAAATGCTATCGCATTTTCTTCGTGCGCTGGCAGATTCGAGGAAGTAATTCAATGTCCTGCGGGAGGACGGAGCAGGGGGAGACCCCGCAGGCGCTTAAGCGCCGAGGAGGCTCCCCGGACCGTCCGCGGAAAGCGAAGTGCCTCGTGACAGGCAGATACCGCCTTTCACTGCGGTGCTTTTCCAAAGAAGCTTTCCTTAGTGGAGCGTAAATCAACAGACTAATTTACAAAGCCAAAAATAAAAGCTGCCTTTGTGCAGCTTTTATTTTTTGTCATAGATTTTAAAGCTGCCACATAGCTTGTCTTTAAGAAGGAAAGCTTGGAAAGAGGTGGTAGGATGGAATATATCATTGAAAATGCCAATATTCTCAAAGAAACAAAACTTACAAAAACATCGCTGCTGGTTAAAGGTAACCACATAGCCGCAAAGCAAGCACAAATTAATCATAATAGATTAATAAAAATGAATGCAGAATCTTTTATTATGACCCCATCTTATGTACTGTTAGATACAAGTATACCTCTTAATGCCTCCTTTCAGGAATTTCGGAAATACATGATTGAGAAATTCCTTTTAAAAGGATGTACTACATTCCTTACCTATATTTCCGTTTCTTACGAACGAGAATTAACGGAAAAAATAAAAGAAGCAAAAACAGCTCTCATTAATAGTCCAATCGATTATCTCATCAGTGTTAAAATTCCACCACGCCTTTTAACTCCTTCTTTTATCAGGATATGTAAGAAAGAACGGGTTCCAGCAATCTTTATTGATGTTCATGATCTCGGTGAATTAGAAAAGATTCCATGGGGTTGGATTAAAGAAGCCCTGTTTCCATATAATTGTCCCCTCGTTCCAATAATTTCTAATGAGATAAAGAAGGAAGCAAGGAAGCCTTTGTCGAAATGGAAGATAATAATGGAAAATGAAAAAATCCCTTCATTTCTTGAGGAAATTACAGAGAATCACCCGATGTCCATTCTAGTGTTAAACAAACTAGGAATATATCCTCAAAAAGCTAGCCTCCTGCATGGAGCGGAAGTAAGCTATAATTTATTTTTTAAAGCTAGAGAAATCATGAATGTTGATGAAGTGGAATTATTTCATTATCATAGTGATAGACTTGTAGTGACAGTAAACAAGGGCAAAGTAGTACGTGCAGGGGAAGAGGTTTTATTTAAACCTGGATATGGAGAATATGTTAGGGTGCGAACCCCATCTTATTTTGCACTAAGTTAATCAAGGGAACCGAGAGGAAAGAGAAAATGGACAGAGTAAATAAAATTATTACAATGTTGGAAAACGGTCAACATAATGAAGCCATAAATGAATATAATGTTGTATTAACCAAAGGTCAGCCTGATGAAAAATTCCTTCTTGCTGAAGAAATGTTCCAGTTTGGATTTTTAACTGAATCAAAGGCGTTAGTTGAAAACTTATTGGCGATTTATCCTGAAGAGGGTGAACTCCTAGTCTTACTAGGTGATATTCTAGTTGAGTCTGGTGATGAGGAACAAGCAATTCTAGAATTAGA from Neobacillus sp. CF12 encodes:
- the hisC gene encoding histidinol-phosphate transaminase is translated as MMRWKKQLLTLTPYQPGKSIESVKKQYNLDEIVKLASNENPFGCSKHVLSALQNSQPGFAIYPDGYMTNLRESVASFLKVNQDELIFGNGSDNIIQIISRSLLHSGANTVMATPSFSQYKHNAVIEGAEIREIPLVNGEHDLDKMAEAVDENTNVVWVCSPNNPTGTYVSENKLLAFLEKVPSHVLVVLDEAYFEYVFADDYYDSIELTRRYPNLIVLRTFSKIYGLASLRVGYGVANKSIVQALEPAREPFNVNSFGQVAAIAAIGDQEFVQDCKEKNQQGLNQFYDFCKQHDLSYYPSQTNFILIDINADANEGFQFLLEKGFIVRSGKALGFPTSLRITVGSAEQNEGVLKALGEFLNEQSTAKLNKK
- the aroA gene encoding 3-phosphoshikimate 1-carboxyvinyltransferase, producing MELKELLPTINGLKGVIDIPGDKSISHRSVMFGSIAQGVTKVTNFLPGDDCLSTISCFRKLGVVIEENENELTIYGNGFDGLKEPDEVLDVGNSGTTIRLLLGILAGRPFFSTLIGDHSIGKRPMTRVTEPLRSMGAQIDGRKDGEFTPLSIRGGHLNPIHYQMPVASAQVKSALILAGLQAEGESIIIEKAESRDHTERMIRKFGGEVQKNNRTITVKGGQKLIASDVLVPGDISSAAFFLVAGAIVPDSEIVLKNVGLNPTRTGIIEIMNKMGANLEIYQEEASSFEPAGDITVKTSSLRGTVIEGDVIPRLIDEIPIIALLATQAEGTTIIKDASELKVKETNRIDTVVQELTKLGASIEATDDGMIIHGGSTLTGGTVSSHGDHRIGMMLAIASLLCKDKVVLENPEAISVSYPNFFNHLNRLKK
- the aroB gene encoding 3-dehydroquinate synthase is translated as MESIHIQTSSKNYDVFVGKDILREISFFLKNHFPNLTTILMITDETVGKIHLDKIVPLLSEWDPVIFTAPSGEKAKTFEVYYNALSMALENHLDRKSVILAFGGGAVGDLSGFVAASFMRGIPFIQIPTTILAHDSAVGGKVAINHPQGKNMIGAFHQPEAVFYDLQLLNTLPEQEVRSGFAEVIKHALIYDLDFYHWLKKEIHHLDSLTSEQLFESLTKGIKIKNEFVSKDEKETGIRAYLNFGHTLGHAIESEMGYGNFTHGEAVMIGMIFALKLSNEVSGLSFKTEEFISWVQKLGYQTEIPSHLSIERLLSKMKQDKKSLGGSVKFVLLEQIGKPKLQELSDDFLLGQLRNF
- the aroH gene encoding chorismate mutase; translation: MIRGVRGAITVDCNTEEAIISATEELLKHVIEGNNILPEQVASVFISTTEDLNAAFPAKALRKFAGWTYVPVMCMRELAVPNSLQMCVRVMMHVDTAVPQEEIVHVYLEGAKVLRPDLGNTLAK
- a CDS encoding prephenate dehydrogenase, with the protein product MNGRVFVIGLGLIGGSLALCIKKEHKDATIIGYDIHQEQAKLAKMLGVIDEVASHIAEGAKTADIIIISAPVIETEAIIHLLSEQLLNPDVIITDTGSTKSKIVANAACLKKKGYTFIGGHPMAGSHKSGVSAAKEFLFENAFYLLTPEDHIESSKVERLKNWLKGTNAKFLSVTPDTHDYLTGIVSHFPHIIAASIVRQTEKLAGEESLIPRLAAGGFRDITRIASSSPEMWKDILLHNREVLIELIDKWKEEMDWVQVLLQQENSEEIFSYFQQAKQFRDGLPIREKGAIPAFYDLFVDVPDYPGVISEITGYLAKENISITNIRILETREDEIYGVLVISFQTEEDRGRAKKCIHYCSNFATSIGT